A single window of Crassostrea angulata isolate pt1a10 chromosome 8, ASM2561291v2, whole genome shotgun sequence DNA harbors:
- the LOC128160369 gene encoding uncharacterized protein LOC128160369 — protein MRGKLSKEAASGHNIITAADMKSAIDLHGGTTGCQASHVELLEKPSPAAKFPIKGITRISNVKFGEGLITTWRAYNIGRGKEFPIEHENNDIADLEIKSGFVASHGAEGNIRKPTDSRNDVNSAVDHCFPCPEEGCTQTFTRYGDMQNHCFLGNHTYKLQAMSTYDHIKMRWRNACSSLSGDTLKHASSTGEEVTDQSYVQSDMGWALKKDRKNARFSDDLKSYLTDIFQHGENGGTKVHPFIVSQNMRVAKNERGEKRFNPNQYLAVSQISSFFSRLSAMKKTSTNDMNDGDLDAILLNIAKADVIAEFQ, from the exons ATGAGAGGGAAGTTGAGTAAAGAAGCAGCATCAGGCCATAACATCATCACAGCTGCTGACATGAAATCAGCTATAGACTTGCATGGAGGAACGACTGGATGCCAAGCTTCACATGTTGAACTCCTTGAAAAACCCTCTCCTGCAGCCAAGTTTCCAATAAAAGGCATCACTAGAATATCAAATGTGAAGTTTGGTGAAGGACTTATAACAACTTGGCGAGCCTACAACATTGGAAGGGGCAAAGAATTCCCTATTGAACATGAAAACAAT GATATTGCagatttagaaataaaatcagGTTTTGTTGCGAGTCATGGAGCAGAAGGGAACATTCGGAAACCCACAGATAGTAGGAATGATGTGAATTCTGCAGTTGATCATTGCTTTCCttgtcctgaagaaggatgTACTCAGACCTTTACTAGATATGGGGATATGCAAAACCATTGTTTCCTTGGCAACCATACTTATAAACTTCAAGCAATGTCCACTTATGATCATATCAAGATGAGATGGCGGAATGCATGTTCTTCATTGTCAGGGGATACCCTGAAACACGCTTCTAGTACTGGAGAGGAAGTCACAGATCAAAGTTATGTGCAGTCTGACATGGGGTGGGCCTTGaaaaaagacagaaaaaatGCTCGATTTTCGGATGATCTGAAATCCTATTTGACTGACATCTTCCAACATGGAGAGAATGGTGGAACAAAAGTGCACCCATTTATAGTTTCTCAGAATATGAGAGTGGCCAAGAACGAACGCGGGGAAAAAAGATTCAACCCAAACCAATATTTGGCAGTTAGTCAGATATCTTCCTTTTTTTCAAGACTTTCAGCTATGAAAAAAACATCTACTAACGACATGAATGATGGTGATTTGGATGCAATCCTTCTGAATATTGCAAAGGCTGATGTTATAGCAGAATTTCAATAG
- the LOC128158302 gene encoding uncharacterized protein LOC128158302, translated as MIFLKVLLMSMGILRNNMAQQVYKIRTQYPLFISNCSEQQVDSLLLCAAFGQFTKDATFFFHTGFYHCRWNCTFIFNSSVSDGNYEWRKYELEWTKNAAFQKAPNVSSVLANSYELWSPHFATDGLFQSGGISIFHSAKENSPWIKVDLLESLTVFFLRVFMRMDSVGKRFHDVAVEVANSSNYEQRGFYKGPAMTSEVVEILCEYPTIARYVRLRIIKGTDNYFNIAELEIYTN; from the exons atgatatttttaaaggtcCTCTTAATGAGTATGgggattttaagaaataatatggCCCAGCAAGTATATAAGATAAGAACTCAATATCcgctttttatttcaaattgttcTGAGCAACAAGTTGATAGTTTATTACTTTGTGCTGCGTTTGGTCAATTTACCAAGGATGCCACATTTTTCTTCCACACAGGCTTTTATCACTGTCGCTGGAATTGtacctttattttcaattctAGTGTGTCTGATGGAAATTATGAATGGCGAAAATACG AGTTGGAATGGACAAAAAATGCAGCATTTCAAAAAGCGCCTAATGTCTCCTCCGTTTTAGCAAATTCCTACGAATTATGGTCTCCACACTTTGCTACAGATGGATTGTTTCAAAGTGGAGGTATCAGTATATTTCATTCAGCAAAGGAAAATTCTCCATGGATCAAGGTTGATTTGCTAGAATCATTGACAGTTTTCTTTCTACGTGTATTCATGAGAATGGACAGTGTAG GTAAAAGATTCCATGACGTTGCTGTGGAAGTGGCAAACAGTAGCAACTACGAACAGCGCGGATTTTACAAAGGACCAGCGATGACCAGTGAGGTAGTGGAGATCCTTTGTGAATACCCGACTATCGCTCGTTATGTTCGACTGAGAATCATCAAAGGGACTgacaattatttcaatattgcaGAACTTGAAATATACACAAATTAA
- the LOC128161065 gene encoding 52 kDa repressor of the inhibitor of the protein kinase-like produces MTSEVSSSSLPYKLNQQNQTQYQHNIRLLEKIVDAVILCGKQNIPLRGHRDDSTSDSSNKGNFLAILQLLAKHDEQLMSHLQTAKKNALYTSKTIQNEVIQLIGNHITGKILKGLQGRGFYSIIADEVTDKYANKEVLVLCLRFLDTRENPATIKEEFLDFSNIGRTTGEAIADKLIEILRSLAIPIENMRGQAYDGAAAMASEKRGCQGRMKSLNQLALFTHCRSHVLNLSVASACKLPLVRNMIDVLNSVFIFFDSSPKRQGFFENIIENDGSVDFSKKKLVGLCKTRWVERHICFDVFYTMYKFVIKCLQHIINQNLDESTSEDWSWDRQTKVTAQGLLASLTSFSVLITFVFVRYVLDTIKPLTPKLQKRDIDIFTASKLIEEHVDRIKEIRTAVDTEFESCFEDAK; encoded by the coding sequence ATGACATCCGAAGTGTCATCTTCGTCTCTTCCGTATAAACTAAATCAGCAAAATCAGACACAGTATCAGCACAACATTAGGTTGCTTGAGAAAATAGTAGATGCGGTCATTCTGTGTGGGAAACAAAATATTCCTCTGCGAGGACACAGAGATGATAGTACAAGTGATTCTTCAAATAAAGGTAATTTCCTGGCAATATTACAGCTGTTGGCAAAGCATGATGAGCAGCTCATGTCTCATCTACAAACAGCAAAAAAGAATGCCTTATACACCAGCAAAACCATTCAAAATGAGGTTATCCAACTCATAGGAAATCACATCACAGGTAAAATTTTGAAGGGTCTACAAGGGAGGGGTTTTTATTCCATCATAGCCGATGAGGTAACAGACAAATATGCTAACAAAGAAGTTTTAGTCTTGTGTCTCAGATTTCTAGATACTAGAGAAAACCCTGCCACCATTAAGGAGGAATTCCTTGACTTTTCAAATATAGGCAGAACTACAGGGGAAGCAATTGCTGATAAACTCATTGAAATCCTCCGCTCGCTTGCAATTCCAATTGAGAACATGCGAGGGCAAGCATACGATGGTGCAGCAGCAATGGCATCGGAAAAACGGGGGTGTCAGGGACGAATGAAGTCTCTAAACCAATTAGCTTTGTTTACACATTGTCGGAGTCATGTGTTGAATCTGAGCGTTGCTTCAGCCTGCAAATTACCTCTTGTAAGGAATATGATAGATGTCCTTAATTCagtgtttattttctttgacaGTTCCCCCAAAAGACAAGGGttttttgagaatattatagaaaatgatgGGTCAGTAGATTTTTCCAAAAAGAAACTAGTAGGACTCTGTAAGACTAGATGGGTTGAACGTCATATCTGCTTTGATGTGTTTTACACTATGTACAAGTTCGTCATCAAATGTCTTCAGCACATTATCAATCAAAACCTTGATGAAAGTACCAGTGAAGACTGGTCTTGGGATAGACAAACTAAAGTGACAGCACAGGGACTTTTGGCTTCGTTGACGTCCTTCTCTGTGTTGATAACATTTGTGTTTGTAAGGTACGTCCTAGACACAATAAAACCTTTAACTCCCAAACTTCAGAAGAGAGATATTGACATTTTCACTGCAAGTAAGCTAATCGAGGAACACGTTGATAGAATCAAAGAAATTCGTACAGCGGTAGATACGGAATTTGAGTCTTGCTTTGAAGACGCCAAATAA